The proteins below come from a single Ptychodera flava strain L36383 chromosome 6, AS_Pfla_20210202, whole genome shotgun sequence genomic window:
- the LOC139135485 gene encoding uncharacterized protein, giving the protein MSSCSAQAGVYGASSAGNEGLDEFVLLVDDIDKDIEDRDFDTMINLCKGKIPQREIADWKDSRHLLTSLSHHGLFSLRDRGFVIKLLEYAGRYDIADRVKKWRTVGRSLSNDVMMEKVEKELKFRYNKLQHLQPIPWMKRVTIDLGKTYSSMQLIDREVRHEMRRVGMDDLAVIGKIADRNIERGYIEIERMFDPAGEEEVPARILMEGEAGIGKTTLCAKVAYDWRTSKPYVRDRFDAVLLLDVKKFRGSLKKALVEQRLLSKEVELDQFWDYMKANPDKILWLVDGLDELNPKFREELLELIRGDIFRLSTVLVTARICQWEDAIDYDEVLFDREIINVGFRFRLAKEFIQHFFEAKSTHIDHTKFIETLGKDGQLRDLSRNPLMCIFLCFLWEDDAFQKLRFEIDYIDAYKLMIALRRWICKRFYESYSKAMSANSLSGQSSSGSSSGESSSRKTFESRIDATRKLAFQGLMKSKQQFSFTEIAEHIPDLTEDDIIFEIGLLTNEMSVTNIEEEQICYTFPHKLMQDELAGEYLSKLPREKRKDYYEHLIQTMSFHPILLYMTALLKQDNHGDELQEFFEILASKIESIQADCLTGRVPVLHDPVGILTLQCVSTSGQSDYLASVLSEELRKRKIDQIHLRPLDSLCQSSAYIRGLLHVIQTKYKQTLEELVVEDLEMFPPWFVEMIKSIKPHLKKVTFI; this is encoded by the exons ATGAGTTCCTGCTCAGCCCAAGCTGGTGTCTACGGTGCTTCATCGGCAGGGAACGAGGGACTAGACGAGTTTGTTCTGCTAGTCGACGACATTGACAAGGACATTGAGGACA GAGATTTCGATACAATGATAAATCTGTGCAAGGGGAAAATTCCTCAAAGGGAAATTGCTGATTGGAAGGATTCTCGCCACCTGCTGACGTCATTGTCTCATCACGGCTTATTTAGCCTTCGAGACAGGGGTTTTGTGATCAAGCTCCTGGAATATGCTGGTCGATATGATATTGCCGACCGAGTCAAAAAGTGGCGGACTGTAGGAAGGTCATTGAGCAATGATG TTATGATGGAAAAGGTTGAAAAGGAGCTAAAGTTCCGTTATAATAAACTTCAGCATCTGCAACCTATTCCATGGATGAAGAGAGTAACAATAGATTTAGGAAAGACATACTCTTCCATGCAGCTCATAGACCGGGAAGTCAGACATGAGATGAGGAGAGTTGGGATGGACGACTTAGCTGTCATCGGTAAAAT AGCGGATAGAAATATAGAACGTGGTTACATCGAAATCGAAAGAATGTTTGACCCCGCCGGTGAGGAGGAAGTACCAGCACGCATTTTGATGGAAGGCGAGGCCGGCATTGGGAAAACAACGCTCTGCGCCAAGGTTGCCTACGATTGGAGAACGAGCAAGCCATACGTTAGGGACAGGTTCGACGCCGTGCTGCTGCTCGATGTTAAAAAATTTCGAGGAAGCCTGAAAAAGGCGCTTGTAGAGCAACGGCTACTGTCTAAGGAAGTGGAGCTGGATCAGTTCTGGGATTACATGAAGGCAAACCCGGACAAGATTCTCTGGCTCGTCGACGGACTTGATGAACTCAATCCCAAGTTCAGGGAAGAGTTATTGGAGCTGATCAGAGGCGACATCTTCCGTTTGTCAACTGTCCTAGTAACCGCGCGAATCTGCCAATGGGAAGACGCTATCGACTACGACGAGGTTCTCTTCGACAGAGAAATCATTAACGTGGGTTTCCGGTTCAGGCTGGCGAAAGAGTTTATACAGCACTTTTTCGAGGCAAAGTCCACCCACATAGATCATACCAAGTTCATCGAGACTCTTGGCAAAGACGGTCAGCTTAGGGATTTAAGTAGGAATCCATTGATgtgtatttttctttgttttctgtggGAAGACGACGCCTTTCAAAAGCTCCGTTTTGAGATTGATTACATAGACGCATACAAACTAATGATTGCTCTCCGTCGATGGATCTGTAAACGTTTCTACGAATCCTATTCCAAGGCGATGTCTGCGAATTCGCTTTCCGGACAATCGTCGTCGGGCTCGAGTTCGGGAGAATCATCATCTCGCAAAACGTTCGAAAGTAGGATCGACGCGACAAGAAAATTAGCATTTCAGGGTTTAATGAAATCCAAGCAGCAGTTCTCTTTTACCGAGATAGCTGAACATATTCCGGATTTAACGGAAGACGATATCATATTTGAGATTGGACTGCTGACCAATGAAATGTCTGTGACGAATATCGAGGAAGAGCAGATATGTTACACGTTTCCACACAAATTGATGCAAGACGAACTTGCCGGGGAATATCTTAGTAAGCTTCCAAGGGAGAAGAGGAAGGACTATTACGAACATCTAATCCAGACAATGTCTTTCCACCccatattactgtacatgacAGCACTGCTTAAACAGGACAATCACGGTGACGAACTCCAAGAGTTTTTCGAAATACTTGCCAGCAAGATTGAAAGCATTCAAGCCGACTGTCTGACTGGCAGAGTTCCCGTCTTGCATGACCCGGTCGGTATTTTGACCCTTCAGTGTGTGTCAACATCCGGGCAATCAGACTACCTGGCTTCTGTCTTGTCGGAAGAGCTTCGGAAGCGAAAGATTGATCAAATTCACCTTCGGCCCCTTGACTCACTATGTCAGTCCAGTGCGTACATCCGGGGACTTTTGCACGTTATCCAGACAAAGTATAAGCAGACTTTGGAAGAACTCGTCGTTGAAGATTTAGAAATGTTCCCTCCTTGGTTTGTCGAAATGATCAAAAGTATAAAACCACACCTCAAAAAAGTGACCTTTATATAA